Proteins from one Choloepus didactylus isolate mChoDid1 chromosome 4, mChoDid1.pri, whole genome shotgun sequence genomic window:
- the LOC119530980 gene encoding LOW QUALITY PROTEIN: zinc finger protein 73-like (The sequence of the model RefSeq protein was modified relative to this genomic sequence to represent the inferred CDS: substituted 1 base at 1 genomic stop codon), whose protein sequence is MMLENYSSLLSLGHCIPKPAVVFKLEQGQEPWTLEELSSQSLPDIQKIDDMVERSQENQGKRFWQVVITNNKTTEKVELGKTFNLSTTLFPLRKVTCGMSSNHISKLIINNGNYSGIKPTDFKVCKNLLLPVNPDQMHAGEKPYDLNLFGKSLRQNEQFIYHQNIQTFEYSGQGKAFNKEAIFFTGKSDVEKKPSKSNEYGKTCDESALIVQEITQVGENQYKCKEYRKTSCDKTTLFNPCRAHVEVKHHKCNQSENDFTQFQGTHSGERTFECNVWGKTFCKKSNLTKHQKAHTGEKLYKCIKCGKAFTGKSTLTVHQRTHTGEKPYACNECEKSFCHKSDLTIHQRIQTGEKPYGCNECGXTFYQKSALTAHQRTHKEEKPHECNECGKTFHKRSALTAHQRTPTGEKPYECQEYGKSFSHRPALTVHCRTHTREKPYKCNLCGKSFCVKPNLTVHLRTHTGERPYKCSECGKTFYQKSKLTVIQRTHTGEKPYECSECGKTFCEKSSLTVHQRTHTGEKPYECSDCGKTFCQKSHLSKHQRTPIGEKPYVTETGYVLTNVHFLFLVGTQLAYISQSTFGMGGPM, encoded by the exons ATGATGCTGGAGAACTACAGCAGCCTGCTGTCCCTGG GGCATTGCATTCCTAAACCTGCGGTGGTCTTCAAGTTGGAGCAAGGACAGGAGCCCTGGACATTAGAAGAACTCTCCAGCCAGAGCCTCCCAG atATCCAGAAAATAGATGACATGGTTGAGAGGAGCCAGGAAAATCAAGGCAAACGTTTTTGGCAAGTTGTAATCACCAACAACAAAACAACTGAGAAAGTTGAATTAGGAAAAACATTTAATTTGAGCACAACCTTATTTCCTTTAAGAAAAGTAACCTGTGGAATGAGTTCAAACCATATTTCAAAACTGATTATAAATAATGGAAACTATTCAGGAATAAAACCTACAGACTTTAAGGTGTGTAAGAACTTGCTTCTCCCTGTTAACCCTGATCAGATGCatgctggagagaaaccttatgaccTTAATCTATTTGGGAAATCTCTCAGACAGAATGAACAGTTTATTTATCATCAGAATATTCAGACTTTTGAATATAGTGGACAAGGAAAGGCCTTCAACAAGGAGGCAATATTCTTTACAGGCAAAAGTGATGTGGAAAAGAAACCCAGTAAATCTAATGAATATGGAAAAACCTGTGATGAGTCAGCTCTCATTGTGCAAGAAATAACACAAGTAGGAGAGAATCAGTATAAATGTAAGGAATATAGGAAAACTTCTTGTGATAAAACAACACTATTTAATCCTTGTAGAGCTCATGTGGAGGTAAAACACCATAAATGTAATCAAAGTGAGAATGATTTCACTCAGTTTCAGGGAACTCATTCTGGAGAAAGAACTTTTGAATGTAATGTATGGGGGAAAACTTTCTGCAAAAAGTCTAACCTCACTAAACATCAAAAAGCACACACAGGGGAGAAACTGTATAAATGTATcaaatgtgggaaagccttcactggCAAATCAACCCTTACAGTACATCAGAGAACACATACAGGGGAGAAACCCTATGCCTGTAATGAATGTGAGAAATCCTTCTGCCATAAGTCAGACCTAACCATTCATCAGAGAATCCAGACAGGGGAGAAACCCTATGGATGCAATGAATGTGGCTAAACTTTCTACCAGAAGTCAGCCCTCACCgcacatcagagaactcacaagGAGGAGAAGCCTCATGAATGCAATGAGTGTGGTAAAACCTTCCATAAAAGGTCAGCCCTCACTGCACACCAGAGAACTCCCACAggagagaagccctatgaatgtCAGGAATATGGGAAATCCTTCAGCCATAGGCCAGCCCTAACTGTACATTGCAGAACTCACACAAGAGAGAAACCTTATAAATGTAATTTGTGTGGAAAATCCTTCTGTGTGAAGCCAAACCTCACTGTACACCTTAGAACTCACACAGGGGAAAGACCCTACAAATGTAGTGAATGTGGGAAGACTTTCTACCAGAAGTCAAAGCTCACTGTGATTCAGAGAACTCACACGGGGGAGAAGCCTTATGAATGTAGTGAATGTGGGAAGACCTTCTGTGAGAAGTCATCCCTCACTGtgcatcagagaactcacacaggggagaagCCCTATGAATGCAGTGACTGTGGGAAAACCTTCTGCCAGAAGTCACATCTCAGCAAACATCAGAGAACTCCCATAGGGGAGAAACCCTATGTTACAGAGACTGGCTATGTGCTCACCAATGTCCACTTTCTTTTTCTCGTGGGCACACAGTTAGCCTACATTTCTCAGTCTACATTTGGTATGGGTGGGCCCATGTGA